The Musa acuminata AAA Group cultivar baxijiao chromosome BXJ3-6, Cavendish_Baxijiao_AAA, whole genome shotgun sequence region TCCTCTTTTCCGGTCTTGCTCCCTTTTTCCTTTACCTTCTCCACTCGTGCTTGCGTTGTCATCAGCAGTCCGAGAACAATGGTAATATCACTTAACATAACAAGGAACAGTGGTCTAAAATTTATAATGCCAGCCGCACCACCAAGAGCATAGCCATGATTTGACAGGATAACCATAAGAGCTACGGTAACCGCAAAGAGCAAACGTGTATTTTCAGAAGTTGACACGGAGCGACTGACTTGCTTTGATGAGAATAAGATCTGCTTCTTCTCCCTTGCTTGAGATTCAACGGTGTCCACAACTTGATCAGATGACTTCTGGGGCACAGGCGGGTTCAGCAGTTTTGAATCCCTATCTTTTTGGTGAGCCTTTACTTCAGCCACATTCCGTGATTCACATATGTTAATCTCATCTTCCTTACCACCAACTATTTCATTGCATGCCCGAGTTCTAGAAATTCCATTGCTTCTCTCACCTCCTGCTATTTCTGCAGCTGTTCCACTGGTGTCTTTGTTGCTTCCATACTGGTTAGAAAAGTGAGAACTAGTTGCATCATACCCACTGAAAGGAGAAACTGCAAAAGAAAAGGCTAGTATAATCAAATACGCGATTGTTGAAGGCAAACTGCCAATATCCAGCTCCTTGTGAGGAGGGATCAGCCAGCATAGATAAGTCATATGTTTTTACATTAGTAGTGTCCAAATAACCAAGGATCGAGGAACAGTCTCAGTTGTCGATGACTTTCTAACACTCGAATATTTATTTTAGTGGCAAAGTCTCTCATCAACACGAAATTTAAATCAGATTATGGTAGCAATAGTTAGAACAGAACTTAGGGAACTATGGCTTCTAACCTAGCAACCTATCACATCATATACTAACACCAAGCATAAGAAAGAAGCAGGTAATCAACGATACCCAAAAACCACCTAGTCCCAGTTGTACCCTTAGCTCCCAACATTGTGGCACCTTCAGCTTTCAAACAAGTTATTCATGGAGAAATTTTTACATAGGCAACAAGAAAATTGAAAGGTATCTATGTTCTACAGGGGTGATGATCAAGCAGAGAGAAGACCATTGAAGTTCTGGTTCCAATCTTCCAGACAAAACTGAGGCATCCAGAAGCCACCACCATAAACCTAACAAATACAGAATCACTCTGTCTCATGATATGCACTACATTCTGTTAGTCAGATTGATCTCATTGGAGTTTTCTTATCAGTACTGCTGCATATATTTTTCAGCTTGAAAGAAATGCTTTTCAAGTTCTTATTCTGCCTCTGAATCAGTTGGCCAAATATCCAACGCAGCATGAGCTGCACAGATTCAGGTTGGTTTTATCCCACAGTAATGAACTTTGAAAGATAAAAGTCAACCTCTTGAAGGTCATGTTAAAAGGGCAACCACCACCACGGCATCAAGTCATAATATCATAGTTAGTTGTCCAGAATTAGTTACATGGATCTTTTCCTGCAATTATGATCTGTTCGGAGAAATATTACTGCTGGGGATCATGCAAAAAAGACAACCATTCTTTTGCGTGTTGGGAGTAATTCTTTCATATAAATTTTAACTTTTGTTTACCAAACTTAAGCTACAGAACAAATACCAATTACCCCACCTTGTTGTTCACCTTGTTATAACAGGTCTTTTATATCTGAAGTGGATAAAGAGGAAAATCCTGAAATAACTCTCATGTGAGTAGTGGTTCCTACTACAAATAAATAGTTACTAAGAACCTGTAGCAGGTCCTCAAATAGGTTTCTAAGGAACAAACACAAAATCTTTTTTCATAGAAAATACATCATCAAATCTAAGATATCTCTAAGACAATTACAAACGGCGTAGGATTACTATTTGGAGGAAATAATTCAC contains the following coding sequences:
- the LOC135639805 gene encoding uncharacterized protein LOC135639805, with the protein product MENAREARRRKILERGSDRLALITGQGRSVPDSSPPPPPSPLTKEDDPRTSISPFSGYDATSSHFSNQYGSNKDTSGTAAEIAGGERSNGISRTRACNEIVGGKEDEINICESRNVAEVKAHQKDRDSKLLNPPVPQKSSDQVVDTVESQAREKKQILFSSKQVSRSVSTSENTRLLFAVTVALMVILSNHGYALGGAAGIINFRPLFLVMLSDITIVLGLLMTTQARVEKVKEKGSKTGKEEYGPAANTNTDDALEAFLMFQKVARAVFMDCSICAAIMISGFCI